TATGATCAGCGCTTGTCGGATGTGTTCTTTCAGGATCTGGCGTTGCCGCAGCCGGACATCTACCTCGGCGTTGGATCAGGAACGCATGCGCAGCAGACTGCACGGATCATGCTGGCCTTCGAAGAGGTGCTGCTGCATGCGCGGCCCGACCTGGTGATCGTCGTCGGCGATGTCAATTCGACGCTGGCCTGCGCGCTGGTGTGCGCCAAGCTGGGCGTGCGCCTGGCGCATGTCGAAGCGGGATTGCGCTCCTTTGATCGCACCATGCCGGAGGAGATCAACCGCGTCGTCACTGACCAGCTCGCCGATCTGCTCTTCACGCCCTCGCCCGATGCCGATGCGAACCTGCTGCGCGAGGGCATTGCGCCCGAACGCATTCACCGCGTCGGCAACGTGATGATCGACAGCCTCCTGCAGGCGCTACCGCTGGCCGCGCAGCGCCCGATCCTAGCGCAGCTGGCCCTGCAACCGCGCACCTATGGCCTGGTCACGCTGCACCGCCCTGCCAACGTCGATGATCCAGCCGTCCTGCAGCCGCTGCTGACAGCGCTGGAGCAGATCGGCCGCGACCTACCGTTGATCTTTCCGGTCCATCCGCGCACGCGGCAGCGGCTGGCCGACCTCCCGCCGCTGCCGGCCGGCCTGCGCCTGATCGAGCCGCTGGGCTACCTGGACTTCCTACAGCTCACGCGCCAGGCGCGCCTGGTGCTAACCGACTCCGGCGGCCTGCAAGAGGAGAGCAGCGTGCTGGGCGTGCCCTGTCTGACGCTGCGCTCCACCACCGAACGGCCCATCACCGTGACGCACGGCACCAACCGTGTGGTCGGCACGCAACCGGACGCCATTCTCGCCGCCGCCGCCGAAGTATTGAGCCGACCACTGCCCGCGCCGGCACGCATCCCCGGCTGGGATGGGCATGCGGCAGAGCGGGTGGTGGAGGCGCTCCTGCGCATTAGCGCATAACGATCGCTCTGCAGCTTCAGATCCCAACACCTATCTGGTATAGAAAATATGGTACACTTCGGCGCTGCGGCCACCGCATGCACACCAGAACCATGGCACGACGGATCATATCCCAGCCTCTGCTACGCCTGCGCACACTGTCTCGCGACCAGCTTTCCATTCCCCGGCGGCTGTGGGAGCTGGTCAAGCTCGATGTTGCTGCAGGCATGGTGCTGCTCGTGGGATTAATCCAGGGGGTGATCTTCCTGACGATCGTACCGCCCTGGCAGCATTATGACGAGCCGACGCATTTCGAATATGCCTGGCTGATTGCCAATTGGGGCCGCTTGCCACAACCCGGCGATGTGGACTATACCATGCGGCGCGAAGTCGCCGCGTCGATGCTGGCGCACGATTTCTACAGAAACCTCGCCAAGCCTAATCTGCTGACCGACAGCGGCGAAATCTGGATCGGTGTTACGGAACTGGTGCATCCGCCGGCTTACTACATCTGGGCCAGTCTGCCGGTGTACCTCGCGCGCTACCTGCCGATCGAACTGCAACTGTATGCCGCCCGGTGCGCATCACTGGTCCTGCTGTTGTTGACGATCGCCATGGCCCTGGCATCCATGCGCGAGCTGACACCGCCAGGCCATCCGCTGCGCTGGCTGGTGCCGCTCGCGATGGCGCTGCTCCCGCCCTTTGTCGATCTGATGACGGCAGTCAACAATGATGTAGGCGCGATCTTTGTGACTACGCTGTTCTTCTGGCAGGCGCTCCGACTGATTCGCCATGGCCTGACGCTGTGGCGCGTGCTTGGTCTTGCGCTGATTGCGGCGCTGGCCCTGCTCACTAAAAACACTGCCGCGGTCGTCGTGCTCCTGACGCCGCTGGCGATCGTGTTGGCATTCTGGCAGCAGCGCGGCTGGCCCTGGCGCTGGCTGCTCCTGGCAGGCGCGATCGCGCTGCCGGTAGCCGGGCTGGCCCTGCTGGGCTGGGGCGATGCCGCGCGCTGGTATCGCTGGCATGCAGCGACCTCACAAACCAGCTCAACCCGCGTTGCGACTTCAGACGCGCCGCTGGGCCGCGCGGCGCTGCGTCTCACTACCGGCGATCAGCCGCGAGCCCTGTTGACACCTGTCTGGTCAACGGGGGCAGCCCGGCTGCGTGGCCAGCCGGTGACGGTTGGCGCCTGGGTTTGGGCCAGCCAACCGATCACCATCACGCAACCGACGCTAGCGTTGAGCACGCGCGATGTGGGCAACTTCCCGGCAACGACACTCCCTCTGGCGTTGACGACTACCCCTCTCTTCGTGAGTCAGGTAATCACCGTCCCGCATGATGCGGTGACGATTGCGTTTTACGTCGAGGTGCCGCCCCTCCAGCCGGCGTCGGCTATCGATGTATATCTGGATGGCGCGATCGTGCTGGCCGGCGCCTACACCGCCGAGTCGCCTCCCCAGTTCGCCGGGCCTGACGGCGATCATGGAAGCTGGCAGGGCCGCTCGTTCACCAATCTGATTCGCAACGGCTCGGCTGAAACTGCCTGGCCGCGCCTCCGGCCCTGGGTCGAGCATCTGCTGGCGACCTATGGGCGGCGCTCACCAGCGCAGATATTAGTATCGCTCTTTGATATCGATCGTGTTGGACCTTTCATGTTTACAGCCGTCGCCGGCAGACTCTTTTTTTCAGCCTTTGGCACCTTTGGCTGGTCGAACGTCAACCTCTCAGCCGGCTGGCAATGGGTGTTTCTCGCTCTAGCAGCCGGTGCCCTGGCAGGCATAGGCCGCTGGCTTTTGCTTCGCCAGCAACAGAAAGTAGCACTTCCCGGCCTTTACCCAGCGCTGGCTCTCCTGTTGCTAAGTGGCTGCTTGGTATGGGGGAACGCGTTCCTTCGTACCCTACCGCTACTCGATGGCCATGTTTTCCTTCCGGTCGCTCGCTATGGCTTCCCGGCGATCCTGCCGGCGCTGCTTGGCCTGACCGGCGGTTGGTGGATGCTCGTGCCGCAGCGATGGCGGTGGCTCGGAACCGCTGTACCGATCGCTGCACTTTTAATCATCAACCTTGCTTCCATCTGGACCGTATGGTCGTTCTGGCAGCTCCGTTAGCAACAGGAGAGCATCATATGCGCCGGCAACACCTCCGCCTCCTCACTACCACTATCCTGCCCGTGATCATTATCCTGCTCGCAACTGCTACGCCAGCGCGTATGCAGTCTTTTCCTTCAACCGGCTCAGCAACAACAATACATTTGCCGCTGATCATGCACAGATGGCCACCACCACCGTCAATTTTCGGCGCCGAGATCAATCCCGGACGCGTGAGCAACAGCGTGGGGTGGGCTCGTGAGGCTCAGCTTTACTGGATCCGCTATAACGGTATTCTCTGGTCTGAAGTCGAACCAACTCCTGGAGAATATCGCTGGTCTGGCC
This is a stretch of genomic DNA from Kallotenue papyrolyticum. It encodes these proteins:
- the wecB gene encoding non-hydrolyzing UDP-N-acetylglucosamine 2-epimerase, producing the protein MLHVLHVVGARPNFPKVAPIMRAMARRPAAFRQTLVHTGQHYDQRLSDVFFQDLALPQPDIYLGVGSGTHAQQTARIMLAFEEVLLHARPDLVIVVGDVNSTLACALVCAKLGVRLAHVEAGLRSFDRTMPEEINRVVTDQLADLLFTPSPDADANLLREGIAPERIHRVGNVMIDSLLQALPLAAQRPILAQLALQPRTYGLVTLHRPANVDDPAVLQPLLTALEQIGRDLPLIFPVHPRTRQRLADLPPLPAGLRLIEPLGYLDFLQLTRQARLVLTDSGGLQEESSVLGVPCLTLRSTTERPITVTHGTNRVVGTQPDAILAAAAEVLSRPLPAPARIPGWDGHAAERVVEALLRISA
- a CDS encoding DUF2142 domain-containing protein, with the translated sequence MARRIISQPLLRLRTLSRDQLSIPRRLWELVKLDVAAGMVLLVGLIQGVIFLTIVPPWQHYDEPTHFEYAWLIANWGRLPQPGDVDYTMRREVAASMLAHDFYRNLAKPNLLTDSGEIWIGVTELVHPPAYYIWASLPVYLARYLPIELQLYAARCASLVLLLLTIAMALASMRELTPPGHPLRWLVPLAMALLPPFVDLMTAVNNDVGAIFVTTLFFWQALRLIRHGLTLWRVLGLALIAALALLTKNTAAVVVLLTPLAIVLAFWQQRGWPWRWLLLAGAIALPVAGLALLGWGDAARWYRWHAATSQTSSTRVATSDAPLGRAALRLTTGDQPRALLTPVWSTGAARLRGQPVTVGAWVWASQPITITQPTLALSTRDVGNFPATTLPLALTTTPLFVSQVITVPHDAVTIAFYVEVPPLQPASAIDVYLDGAIVLAGAYTAESPPQFAGPDGDHGSWQGRSFTNLIRNGSAETAWPRLRPWVEHLLATYGRRSPAQILVSLFDIDRVGPFMFTAVAGRLFFSAFGTFGWSNVNLSAGWQWVFLALAAGALAGIGRWLLLRQQQKVALPGLYPALALLLLSGCLVWGNAFLRTLPLLDGHVFLPVARYGFPAILPALLGLTGGWWMLVPQRWRWLGTAVPIAALLIINLASIWTVWSFWQLR